The Panicum virgatum strain AP13 chromosome 3N, P.virgatum_v5, whole genome shotgun sequence genome includes the window TCTGACCTTCCATTTGATAGGAAATATTGTTCCTGAGAAATTAAGAATTTGGTTTTCCTCACAATTCCAACAGCCCAATAGAGTTTATGGACTCTTGTGACAAGAAACTGTGTAGTAGTAGATAAGAACTACCTTTATCAAATTTTGTTTATCTTATGGTGTTATATTTGATCAGGTACCGGTGACTGGTTTTAAAACACCATTTCGGGACGGATATGTAAGAGATTTAGCTGAAGAAGTTCTAAAATTGGCCAAGGTTAGTACATTACTTTCCCTTTGCTTCCTTGTACCAACTTTTTATGAAGAAAGGACAGGTCCATAAAACTGCTATTTGTAAGCTTATGTTGTGTCCTAATGCAGGATGGATTAGAAAGAAGAGGGTACAAGGAGGTTGGTTTCTTGAGAGAGGTTGAGGAAATGGTGGGAACAGGTATTCAGAATCTTCACATCTTTATTCATTTGGTGGAGATAGCAGTATTTCACCATGAGTTTCCTTTGCCACCAATCAGTCGCTTACTTTAAATCGTTTACAGGAGTAACGCCTGCCGAGAGGCTTCTGAGTCTGTACGAGACCAAGTGGCAACGCAACGTGGACCATGTTTTCGAGCATTTACTCTACTGATGATTCTGGATAGAGCTTGTAGATGTACTCTGATACACAATCTCGTCTTGATTCATTTCAACGCCTGGAGCTGCAAGCCTCAGCTCAGGCCCAGCTTGGTTGCTCGTTGACGAGGGAAACCGCCACCTGACCCGGCGCTGCGGCTGAATAACTTCGCTCGGACCACTTTGTTTTGACTTCACCCCTGATCTCCAGGGAGAAGTAACAACATTTTGTACCGGCACTTTCGTCCTGAGATTGAATGCTAGGATGAAAAATAACGAGCCCATACTCTGTACGATGGCAACAGTCTGTTTCTTTCAGATTTTTGTTGGGATGCTTGTGCCGGGGTTCACTACATGCTAGAGCAATCTCATCGACGAATATAAATAAACTGACGGTTTGCCCGTTGCGTCCGCTTTCGATGTCTGATGTCTAATCATCTTATCTCAAAGATCCGTGCGCTTGAAGAGGTTTCCCGTGTGCAAAGATCCGTGTGTCTAGTGTCAGCATGCACTACAAGAATTCCGGGCCAGCTCGAAGAGGAGAAGAACGTACGCAACGGCAACCGGCTTGTCCAAGTAGATTTTGCTTTCATTTCATCCAGCCTTTGGATAGCAGGAATGGTGATCCCTCAGTTTTCAAGCCTCTTCTCAGTTGATTTTTGTTTTAATGAGGATCTGCGTTGATTCGCTCTCGAGGGAGTCTTCTCCAGCTCGACAGGATTAGGGTTCACCGGTTCAGGACACAGGCTCACCAAAGAGCGCCAAGGGCGATGTTGACGTGCAAGGACAATGAATTGTTAATTCCTGCAAAGGGATATCTATGTTCAGTCGACATCAATTAGCACCGTAGAATGGATACAATAATGCAAGGTTATCGTAGTGATTATATGTTCAGTATGAATTATTCTGTGAAAAATTGCAGCCATTCTTGGAATAACAAACATAGTTTAAAAAACCGATCAATTAGACCCTACCATCCCCTCTACAAAATTGTATGATATTACGGTGAACTAGGTGCCAATTAGGGAACGAGAGTCGGGGGCGGGCCAATTAGAcaatagaaatagaaattatgGGGCACGGTGAATTATAGAATCACCAGTAAACTGAGATAAGGAAGAATGTGATTACGGAAAACGCAGTGCTAATTAGGAAACGGGGTTAAGTAGTCAAAAAGAAGTAGGCTGCAGTGGTAGTTagcgattttttttctttttgagatgATGTAGTTTGGCAGTTAGCCGTTCGCGAGGATGAAggcagagttttttttttgaagggatgATACCAGAGTTTGAAACGTGCTCGTGCTTGTCCTCAGACTTCTGACCAGGCAGGCCCGGCCGGCTTGACCCGAGACGGCTGCGCGCACGGCTCTCCTACTGGTACCAACCGCGCCACCCAGCGCGCGCACCTACTCCCTTTCCTTCTCCGTCTCACTTCCAGGCGGGCCCGCCCACGCTCGATCCGAAGCCATGGCCGCCCACGCACGGCACGATCCCCCCTAGACCCCGAGTCCGAGATATCTTCGTGGAAACCCCCGCGCTGAAACGCAACCCGGCAAGGCAAACCCCGGCAGTAATTATAAATCCCCACGCGACGAGTTACGTCCCCCGCAGTTGAGTCACTGCGTGTGGGGCCTGCAcgcagtggggcccacgtggCAGTGACCCAACTGCAGGGGACGTTACTGCAGCGGATCCGGTTCCCGCGAGGGAACGCTCACCCCCCGTCCAATTCGATCCGCCATGAACTCGCTCCAGTCCTTCCTCGCTGTCgcgcccgtcgccgcctccgccgcgggcgcgggcgcgggctcgGGCGTGCGGCTCGCCCCGTCGTCGTCCCGCCGCGCCCGCATCTCGGCCtgcctcgccacgccgccgccgccgcccccgaccgccgcggcgcccgcgggggcggcgcggcgggagctGTCGGCGGCGAGCCTGGCGGTTGTCGAGGACGAGGCGCGGTACCTCGTGGGCACCTACAACCGCTCCCGCGTCGTCATCGACGGCGGGCGCGGGTGCAAGCTCTACGACCTCGACGGCCGCGAGTACCTCGACATGGCCTCCGGCATCGCCGTCACCGCGCTCGGCCACGGCGACCCCGACGTGACCGCCACCCTCGCGCGCCAGTCCGCCACCCTCATCCACGCCAGCAACGTGCAGTACACCAGGCCCCAGGTGCGCGCCCTTTCCTggccctcctccgcccacgACGTGTTCGACGCATTGCCCCCGCCGGCCCGCGTCCTCGCTCCTCCCCTCCTTTACAAAGCTCGCTGTCGCTGACCTTGCTCTTCCTCTCTGTGTGGGACGCAGGTGGCGCTCGCAAAGCGGCTCGTGGAGGCGTCCTTCGCGGACCGCGCCTTCTTCGCCAACTCCGGCACCGAGGCCAACGAGGCGGCCATCAAGTTCTCCCGCAAGTTCCAGCGGGTCGCGCACCCCGACACCGACGCGCCACCCGCCGAGTTCCTGGCCTTCTCCAACTGCTTCCACGGCCGGACCATGGGCTCTGTCGCGCTCACCAGCAAGTCGCAGTACCGGGAGCCCTTCGCGCCAGTCATGCCCGGCGGGGCCTTCGTGGAGTACGGCAACTTGCAGGAGGCCAAGAAGGTGATACAGTCCGGCAAGCTCGCCGCTGTGTTCGTGGAGCCCGTGCAGGGTGAGGGTGGCATTCATAGTGCCACCCAGGAGTTCTTGCAGGGGCTGCGGGAGGTATGCGACGAGGCTGGAGCTCTCTTGGTCTTTGATGAGGTATGCTGTGCTCTGCCATTACTACTTTCTGTGCTATTCAATTTTAAAGAAAGAATAGCACGACGATGCTAAACCATATAAGATTTGTTAAGAAAGATTAAGCATTTTAGGTCATGAACAAAGATTTGAGGCAGGGGATGTGTTCCACGAGTTAACAGGGACATGAGAGTTTGGATTTCTGTTCTTTTCTGAATAACACCATTTTACTATTGCATTCCATGACTGTCAATTTGCGGATAGCGTTCTaatctaaatgttgctctaTGGTTGTGAAAAACAGGTGCAATGTGGTTTAGGGCGCACAGGTTACCTCTGGGCCCATGAGGCGTATGGAGTAGCACCAGACATTATGACCTTAGCAAAGCCACTAGCCAATGGTCTCCCCATCGGGGCTGTATTGGTCAAGGAAAAGGTCGCTGCAGCCATAAGCTACGGCGACCATGGTACTACATTTGGCGGTAACCCTCTTGTCTGCCAGGCTGCGCTAACTGTATTGGATAAAATCCAGAAGCCTGGTTTCTTGGCTGAGGTGTCCAAGAAAGGAGAGAATTTCAAGCAGCTTCTCCGCACCAAGCTGAGTGGAAACCCGCATGTAAAGGAGGTCCGTGGTGTTGGCCTCATTGTTGGCATCGAGCTAGATGTACCAGCTGGTCCTCTTGTTGATGCATGCCTTGATGCTGGTGTCATAGTGCTGACAGCCGGGAAAGGCAATGTTGTGAGGCTCGTGCCGCCACTCATCATCTCAGAGAAGGAGCTGGAGCAAGCCGCGGATGTTATAAGGGACTGTCTGCCGGCGCTTGATGTTGCTACTTCTTAAGGTAACCACAGGTCTTTACCAATTGGTGCTAGAGTGATCCTCCCTTATGGGAGGGTCCAGATAATGTATGTTATAGGTCCACATATGGAAGCTTGTTCCAAATTCTGGAATCGAATAATTTCATGTTGGATCCATTTTTCCGAGAGTGACTTGTTGGATGTCATTGCTGTCAATTTACAAGTTCTTGGAGTATATTTCAACAACAAAGAGTAGTATTCGACATCTTTGTTGTTGAAATTCTGTTAGTACAAGCGTACAACACCCGAGTACAAAAAATGTACCAAGTTGGTTTTGCACAATATTTTTGCCTAGCATTTTCTAATCCCATCAGCATCAACATTAAACTTCATGTACAATAGTTTTTGCAAGAACGTTTGTAATCCTTGGCTCCTATGCTTGCTGTCCTCATCACTCGGCTCTAATTCCTCTTTAGGAACTATAGTATGCAACAAATATTTCAGGCCCCACATCATTTCCATGACAGCTTTGTCTAGCGGCAGGTTATGTTCTGCGAAAGAGACATCAAAATTTAAGTGGTCGTTGATGTATTTATGGTGAGGCGCGAAAGGGTGCCTAGCCggattggttaggtggcctcaggtcctgggttcgactcccggtgggagcgaatttcaagtgaggttaaaaaaaatcccctTGCCTACTTATACGCCAAAGCACATGGAAATAGGTCCCGGCTCACCCCGGCCCGCTCTCACACGGGTTACGGCGCCCCTCGAGTtgttttttatgtatttatggtGAGGCGTCCATCAATACCAGAGCTAAGATTAATGGCATCCGACTTCTCAAAATTGTGGAATTTCAGCGGAAAGATTACCTTGCAAAGAAATGCAGAGCTATGAGCATGGTAAAGGGAAAATTTGCCAAAAGCTATTGAGTAGGTTTCTTCACCAACTATTTTGCACTGAAAAGTTCCATTGAAATAATTTGTGCCAAGACAAGTTATTATCTTGTCCAATCCTAATCTTGCATTTCTTGGCATTGCTTTCTGAAGATCATCAGTTCACCACCTTTCCAAAAATTATCTAAACATTCTACTTTTCTTTCAGCTTTTAACTAAGATAACCTCGTAAACTAGCAGCAATATTTTGGCTACAATAAGTGGACAAGAATTATCATCTAACTAGACAAATCGTGTCCAACATCCATGCTGACTTCTGAATAATTATGCAATAATCAAACTGAcatcatgtcaaaaaaaaaaaatcgaactGAGTAACTGACACGGAACAAACTCTTGTGAATCGTGGATTTAATAGATTGTCCACAATCAAAACCATCAGGTGGACAAGAATCGAATGGTTTCATGTCGGACTATCGGAAGAGAAAATTTCAGTTTTGGAAGTACAGGTCTATCAAAAGAGATTAAGAGAGTGGAGGGAGCAACGAAGAAGCAGTGATTTATTGAATGTGATCGTTTTCAATTTACAAGATGATGCTGTTCTGAGAGGAAATGAATAGTTCTCTCGGCACAGCACTCCTGAGAGTCCCTGGCTAAAATGGAGCATGTCTCACGTCTCAGTTGTGCAAAAGCCTCGCAAGCACTCCGACGATGGGTGCGACGGTGACGGTGGACGGCTCGGCCTGCTTGAAATTCTGCCGGGAATCGTTGTAGTGGTCATTCCCGTCGGGCCCTCCGACGATGGCGCCGACGAGCACGTTGGGGTTGGGCGTGCTCTTGCTGAAGTAGTCGAACCCGCCCTTGCAGGTGATCTTGCCGGGGCTGTACTTGATGGACGGCACCGACGCGCCGCGGTGGTGCACCTGCGCCGGGAACCTCGGCCCGTACCCGACCATGTAGCTCATCCGCCCGGGGTTGACGCCGAGGATGTAGTCCACCTGCGACCGCGCGAACGAGAGGAGCTGCGCCGCACCGCCGCACCGGAGCGAGGCGCCCGCCAGGTggtcggcgtgcgcggcggcgacgaacGCCGCCGACGTGACGTACTGCATGTTGTTCCACGGCTGCACCCAGAGCATGCCGCCGGGGCTCCGCTCGGC containing:
- the LOC120664148 gene encoding acetylornithine aminotransferase, mitochondrial-like, encoding MNSLQSFLAVAPVAASAAGAGAGSGVRLAPSSSRRARISACLATPPPPPPTAAAPAGAARRELSAASLAVVEDEARYLVGTYNRSRVVIDGGRGCKLYDLDGREYLDMASGIAVTALGHGDPDVTATLARQSATLIHASNVQYTRPQVALAKRLVEASFADRAFFANSGTEANEAAIKFSRKFQRVAHPDTDAPPAEFLAFSNCFHGRTMGSVALTSKSQYREPFAPVMPGGAFVEYGNLQEAKKVIQSGKLAAVFVEPVQGEGGIHSATQEFLQGLREVCDEAGALLVFDEVQCGLGRTGYLWAHEAYGVAPDIMTLAKPLANGLPIGAVLVKEKVAAAISYGDHGTTFGGNPLVCQAALTVLDKIQKPGFLAEVSKKGENFKQLLRTKLSGNPHVKEVRGVGLIVGIELDVPAGPLVDACLDAGVIVLTAGKGNVVRLVPPLIISEKELEQAADVIRDCLPALDVATS